The Candidatus Neomarinimicrobiota bacterium genome includes a region encoding these proteins:
- a CDS encoding YicC family protein: MTGYGQSQVSREGVTLTTDIQCLNSRYFDMSARLPRAIQNQEIQLREQLQAALGRGKVNLTVAITLSDNAEPALKLNRARLQQYYDLYRQIQEELGLEQGPSLSHFASVSDIIAVDQVERDDLLKELLGEGLQTALDQVNGMRRKEGANLAADLKARLELIRAEVEAIEAQTAEHRAGDLERLKVRLSELLGKVALDESRLLQEVAMLADKRDIAEECTRLRSHMELFQDYADDDDHTGKRLGFLLQEMGREINTLGSKTDHIDIRHAVVRIKSELEKMREQVLNII, encoded by the coding sequence ATGACCGGATATGGCCAAAGCCAGGTCAGCCGAGAGGGCGTAACCCTGACAACGGATATCCAATGTCTCAACAGCCGCTATTTTGACATGTCTGCCAGGCTGCCCAGAGCGATTCAAAACCAGGAGATCCAGCTGCGCGAGCAGCTCCAGGCAGCCTTGGGCCGCGGAAAGGTCAATCTCACCGTGGCGATCACGCTCAGCGACAACGCGGAGCCGGCCCTGAAGCTGAATCGCGCACGGTTGCAGCAGTACTACGATCTGTACCGTCAAATTCAGGAGGAACTGGGATTGGAACAGGGACCCTCCCTGTCACATTTTGCATCGGTGAGCGACATCATCGCCGTGGACCAGGTCGAGCGCGACGACCTGCTCAAAGAGCTGCTGGGGGAGGGTCTGCAGACGGCTCTGGACCAGGTCAATGGGATGCGGCGGAAAGAAGGGGCCAACCTGGCTGCCGACCTCAAGGCACGACTGGAGCTTATCCGCGCCGAGGTGGAGGCCATTGAGGCGCAGACAGCCGAACATCGGGCGGGCGACTTGGAACGGCTGAAAGTCCGGCTGAGTGAACTGTTGGGGAAGGTCGCCTTGGACGAGTCGCGGCTCCTGCAGGAGGTGGCCATGCTGGCTGACAAGCGCGATATTGCGGAGGAATGTACCCGGCTGAGGAGTCACATGGAGCTCTTCCAGGACTACGCCGATGATGACGACCACACCGGCAAGCGGTTGGGCTTCCTGCTCCAGGAGATGGGGCGCGAGATCAACACCCTGGGCTCGAA
- the mutS gene encoding DNA mismatch repair protein MutS: MRQYREAKRAHPDALLLFRMGDFYETFEEDAKIAAQVLGIALTKRSNKGRAAGPGPASDIPLAGFPYHALDAYLHKLLTAGYRVAICEQVEDPKEAKGLVKREVVEVVTPGTALAERYLQRGENNYLAGVYLAGERAGLALLDNSTGEFTLEELPLARLSDSVHRSEPTEILLAEGQQEQVLALLGNTAALITTYQDWIAEHDNATDELTRHFGTASLKGFGVEEHPLGVSAAGAVLHYLYQNSPGPKAHIASLTAIQDQRFMGLDPFTVRNLELFHSLSTQGTHGTLISVLDRTHTAPGARLLKQWLKAPLQDRPAIIERLDRVAELEADGAARKEVTELLKGSSDVERILGRVSARRASPRDLANLAASLEILTGVALLFTEAGHPALLRLVQRLHDTTELVTLVRTALVAEPPVNIAKGHTIREGYHAELDELRQLAGSGKSWIANLQHEERERTGIPSLKVGYNKVFGYYLEVTRTHQDKVPENYIRKQTLVNAERYITPELKEYEEQVLTAEDRIQALERELFESLQQAVLLQARAVLENARIMAMLDIGAALAEVAERQKYVRPELLDEPLLSLEAARHPVVETLLPLGEAFTPNDLEMNPADSQIHLLTGPNMAGKSTFLRQVGLLVVMAQMGSFVPASAARLGVVDRLFTRVGASDNLAGGESTFLVEMVETARILHNATPRSLILLDEIGRGTSTYDGLAIAWAVIEYLHQHARVAAKTLFATHYHELVALAEALPRVKNFNVAVREHGHEVVFLRKIVPGGTDRSYGIHVARMAGLPPKVIERAGEILATLSDRDQGPAAIKVQAVERTQMDIFSAQEQALSSDFKAIDIDSLSPIEALNLLDKMKTKHGL; the protein is encoded by the coding sequence ATGCGCCAGTACCGGGAGGCCAAGCGGGCCCACCCCGATGCCCTGTTGCTGTTCCGCATGGGCGACTTCTATGAGACTTTCGAGGAGGACGCCAAGATCGCGGCCCAGGTGTTGGGTATTGCCCTCACCAAGCGCTCCAACAAGGGCCGCGCCGCCGGCCCGGGCCCCGCCAGCGATATCCCCCTGGCCGGATTCCCCTATCACGCCCTGGACGCTTACCTCCACAAGCTCCTCACCGCAGGTTACCGCGTGGCTATCTGTGAGCAGGTGGAGGACCCCAAGGAGGCCAAGGGGCTGGTCAAGCGGGAGGTGGTGGAGGTGGTGACGCCGGGCACCGCCCTGGCCGAGCGCTACCTGCAGCGCGGCGAGAACAACTATCTGGCCGGGGTCTACCTGGCCGGCGAGCGTGCCGGTCTGGCACTGCTGGACAATTCAACGGGCGAGTTTACCCTGGAGGAACTGCCCCTGGCCCGCCTGAGCGACAGTGTCCACCGTTCCGAGCCCACGGAAATTCTATTGGCCGAGGGACAGCAGGAACAGGTGTTGGCCCTGCTGGGCAACACCGCCGCCTTGATCACCACCTACCAGGACTGGATCGCCGAGCACGACAACGCCACCGATGAGCTCACCCGGCACTTTGGCACCGCCTCGCTGAAGGGTTTCGGAGTGGAGGAGCACCCCTTGGGCGTGTCGGCGGCGGGCGCCGTGCTGCACTACCTGTATCAGAACAGCCCCGGCCCCAAAGCCCACATCGCCAGCCTCACGGCCATCCAGGATCAGCGCTTCATGGGGCTGGACCCCTTCACCGTCCGCAACCTGGAGCTGTTCCACTCGCTGTCCACCCAGGGCACCCACGGCACCCTCATCTCCGTCCTGGACCGCACCCACACCGCACCGGGAGCCCGGTTGCTCAAGCAGTGGCTCAAGGCCCCCCTCCAGGACCGCCCGGCCATCATCGAGCGCCTGGACCGCGTGGCGGAACTGGAGGCCGATGGCGCAGCCCGCAAGGAGGTGACCGAACTGCTCAAGGGCAGCAGCGACGTGGAGCGCATTCTGGGGCGTGTCTCCGCCCGCCGGGCGTCACCCCGCGACCTGGCTAACCTGGCGGCCAGCCTTGAGATTCTTACGGGCGTGGCGCTGTTGTTTACCGAAGCCGGGCACCCCGCGTTGTTACGTCTGGTCCAGCGGCTGCACGATACGACCGAGCTGGTGACACTTGTCCGCACGGCGCTGGTGGCGGAGCCGCCCGTCAATATCGCCAAGGGTCACACCATCCGCGAGGGCTACCATGCCGAACTTGACGAGCTCCGCCAGCTGGCCGGCAGCGGCAAATCGTGGATTGCCAACCTGCAGCACGAGGAGCGCGAACGTACCGGCATCCCCAGCCTGAAGGTGGGCTACAACAAGGTGTTCGGCTACTACCTCGAAGTCACCCGGACCCACCAGGACAAGGTGCCCGAAAACTACATCCGCAAGCAGACCCTGGTGAACGCCGAGCGCTATATCACGCCGGAGTTGAAGGAGTACGAGGAGCAAGTCCTTACGGCGGAGGACCGCATTCAGGCGCTGGAACGGGAGCTGTTCGAGTCGCTTCAGCAGGCCGTGCTACTGCAGGCACGAGCGGTGTTGGAGAACGCCCGCATCATGGCCATGCTGGACATCGGCGCCGCCCTGGCTGAGGTGGCGGAGCGGCAGAAATATGTGCGGCCCGAGCTCCTTGACGAGCCGCTGCTGAGTCTTGAAGCGGCCCGCCATCCGGTGGTGGAGACGCTGCTGCCCCTGGGCGAGGCCTTTACACCCAACGACCTGGAGATGAATCCCGCGGATAGCCAGATCCACCTGCTCACGGGTCCCAACATGGCCGGCAAAAGCACCTTCCTGCGGCAGGTGGGGCTGCTGGTGGTGATGGCCCAGATGGGCTCCTTCGTCCCCGCCTCAGCGGCCCGGCTGGGCGTGGTGGACCGCCTTTTCACCAGGGTGGGCGCCAGCGACAACCTGGCCGGTGGCGAGAGCACCTTCCTCGTGGAGATGGTGGAAACGGCCCGCATCCTGCACAACGCCACCCCCCGCAGCCTGATTCTGCTGGATGAGATCGGCCGGGGCACCTCCACCTACGACGGTCTCGCCATTGCCTGGGCGGTCATTGAGTACCTCCACCAGCACGCCCGGGTGGCCGCCAAGACCCTGTTTGCCACCCACTACCATGAGCTGGTTGCCCTGGCCGAGGCGCTGCCCAGAGTAAAAAATTTCAACGTTGCCGTTCGCGAGCATGGACATGAGGTGGTGTTCCTGCGTAAGATTGTGCCTGGCGGGACCGACCGCAGCTACGGTATTCACGTGGCCAGGATGGCCGGTCTGCCGCCCAAGGTCATCGAGCGTGCGGGGGAGATTCTGGCCACCCTGAGCGACCGGGATCAGGGGCCCGCCGCCATCAAGGTCCAAGCCGTGGAGCGCACCCAGATGGATATTTTCAGCGCCCAGGAACAAGCTCTCAGCTCCGACTTTAAAGCTATCGATATCGACTCCCTGAGCCCCATCGAAGCCCTGAACTTGCTGGACAAGATGAAAACCAAACACGGCCTGTGA